Below is a genomic region from Candidatus Chlorobium masyuteum.
ATTTCCGGTCAGGTTAGTTGATGCGCATCCGGAGAGTAACAGCAGCAGTGCTGTAATCATGCGCATGCGGATATATTTGCTGGTAATCATGGTTTTTAACCGTTACCTGTTAGCGCATCGGATTCTGTGCCTGTTTGCCTGCACGTTCATATCCCCCGGAAGGTGATGCCTGACTCTATTTACAGCATAAACACTGAACTTGCAACCGCTAAAATGGATACGGCAACAGCGTTGTTCCCGGCTTTTTTTATTTATGATCAATGATTACCTTAACCATTATAAAGTCTTTATTATGGTCGCATACAGGCAGCTCTTATGAAATACAGTACATCCATCAAGCCCATCAGCTTTTTGAAAACTCACGCATCTGAAGTTATTCGGGAAGTTTCAGCCAATAGAGGAACCATGATTATCACGCATAACGGAGAAGCGAAGGTAATTGTGCAGGATGTTCATCTCTACGAAGAGACCCAGGAAAGTCTTGCTTTATTGAAGATACTGGCTCAAAGTTCTCAGAGTATTGAGAAGGGAAGGTATAAGCCTGTCAGTGAATCGTTTGAGTTGATCAGACAGCAGATTTCAAATCATCAGGAGTTATGAGGTATGATGTTTTCCTGAGTGATGATGCAGAGGCAGATATTCTCGATATCTGGAAATATGTTGCTCGTTTCGATTCGGTTGAAAGAGCATCCACTCTTCTTGATGCGCTGCAGGAGGCTTGTCTGAGCCTTTGCCAATTTCCTGACCGGGGACATTGTCCACCCGAACTGGAACGGGTGTGTGTTTTGGAGTATCGTGAACTTCATTACAAGCCGTATCGGATTATTTACCGGATTCTGGATCGCAAGGTTTTTATTCACTGTGTTCTTGATGGCAGAAGAAATCTTCAGGATCTTCTTCTCGAACGATTGATACGATAGTTGGAATGGTGGAATATTTCGATGTTCAAAAAATAATAGCTATACTTCTACCACAAATGTAGTCAAGTAAAAGAGGAGTTTTCAGGATGTTGGTAAGCACTTCAATCAGAATCAACAAGGAGCTTTATGAACAGGCCCGGCAGGACGCAGTGCTTGAGCATCGTTCTATTTCGGGTCAGATCGAGTTTTGGGCACGGGTAGGTCGTGCGGCGCTTGACAACCCTGATTTACCGGTCAGCTTTGTAGCTGAATCGCTGGCATCATTGGCCGAGCCGAGAGAACTCTCTACACCGTTTGTACCACGGAGTGCAAGGCAATGACCTGGTCTGTAAGGCAAACGCGCAGATTTGCTCGACAATACAAAAAGCTTCACGACAACACCGCTGCTGATGTAGATAGTGCCGTTGAAAAGGTACGGCAAAGCCCAGACATCGGAGAACGAAAGAAGGGTGATCTGGCTGCATTGTATGTTTACAAGTTTCGCAGCTCAGGCCAGTTGTATTTACTTGGCTATTCGCTGGATGAGAGTGTTCGGCTGGTCTACCTTGAAGCTGTTGGGCCACACGAGAACTTTTATCGGGATTTGAAGCGATAAGGCCCGGTTAGTGGCAAAGCCATCCTGAAGGAATATCGGGGTGGCTTTTTTTATGGTGTGTATCATCTCAATCCAAAAGAATTTTATACCTTTCAGAAAATTTTGGTGCAACCCTATTTTTAATCAGCCATGAGAGCCGTTGTTTTGTTAAGCGGAGGGATGGACAGCCTTGTCACTACGGCGATGGCCCATGAGCAGGGGTTTGAACTGGCAGCCATGCATGTCAATTACGGACAGCGAACATGGCACAAGGAGCTTGCTTCATTCCGTGATATCTGTAATCACTACAATATTGATCGACGCCTCGAAGTTGATGCCGATTTTCTTGCCAGGATCGGTGGTTCATCACTGACCGATCTCTCCATGCCGGTGAGCGGAGCCGATCTTCAGGGATCGACAATCCCAACCAGTTATGTCCCTTTCCGTAATGCCAATTTCCTCTCAATGGCCGTGAGCTGGTCAGAGGTTATCGGGGCCAACCGGATATTTATCGGAGCGGTCGAAGAGGACTCTTCCGGTTATCCCGACTGCCGAAAAATCTTTTATGATGCATTCAACCAGGTTATTGCTCTCGGGACCAAACCTGAAACAACTATTGAAATAGTGACTCCCCTTATCGAGATGCAGAAGTCGGATATTGTTCACCGGGGCATGCTGCTTGATGTTCCGTTTGCCTACAGCTGGTCATGCTACAAGAGTGAGGGCAGGGCGTGCGGAGTCTGCGACAGCTGTGCACGCAGGCTCAGGGCTTTCGAACTGGTTGGCGTACGCGATCCGATTGATTATGAAGAGAGACCTCGGTATATTTAGGCAGCACCGCTATTAATTTGTTCCGCGATTTGATTACTTCGTTGGGCGGTGCTCGAAATCCTCAAGTACTATGTGTACATTCCGGTTTTTGTGCTCCGTCCGTCTCGTACTCAAACCGCTCACGACAATTTATAGCGGTGCATTGAAGATGTAGATATGATATTGTCATCTCGAACGAAAGTGAGAGATCCCGATTTTGCGATATAATTAACGTCGTCATCATCAATAAATCAGTTCAACCATGAGTTCTGTAAAAGCATTTTCCTCATCGTCTGAGTTGGAGTCACTCAATGCACGGTTTACCCAGTCATTTGCGCTTATGGCAATGATCTGGATTCTTGGTCTCGTCGGCCATTTTACCCCGGTTCAGGAGTGGCCCGCACTCTTTCTCTATGTTATCGGTTCAATAGGCCTCGTGCTGTATCGTGGCAAAAAATATGGCGAATGGGAGTCGATGTTTCTTGCCGGTGGCAATCTCCGTAAATCCTTGTTATGGGGTGGTATTGTTGGGCTGGTGCTTTTCGGAATGGATATCATGAACACACTTCTCTATTACAAAAACGGCGGAGCGCCGATGATGGAGATGGAGAACATTCTTGTTAACCGTTCACTGCTCTTTCTTTTTCCGGTGCTTGTTTTTGCCGAAGAGTTTCTCTGGCGCGGCATTATGCTCTCCTCAATGATCGAGAAAGGCTTTAACAAACATCTGACGGTGTTTCTGACCGCCATCTTCTATGTTGTCAACCACTTTGCGGTTGCTCCTGTCGGCATGAAAGAGCGTGCATTGATGGCTATGATGGCCTTTCCGATAGGGATTTTCGGCGGTTATCTTGTTCTTAAAACCCGCAATGTATGGGGGAGCGTTCTGGTGCATATGATCACCATGCTCTCCATGCTGCTTGATCTGTTTGTTATTCCAAAACTTTTGCTCTGACCTGTTTCGCCTCTATGCACCACAACAGAATTACCCTCCGTTTGCAGCGGGATGAAAAACTGCTGATTGCCTACTATATGCCCGAGTTTCCGGTTTCGGGTGCCACGCTTCCCGTGCTTGAGGCGCTTGAAGAGAGCGGCGCCGATATCATCGAGCTTGGCATGCCCTTTTCCGATCCGATCGGGGACGGGCCGGTGATCCAGGATGCGGCGCACACCGCGATCAAAAACGGGGTGACCATCAAACGCCTGCTTGAACTGGTGCGTATTGCCCGACAGGGAGAGGGGTGCCGGAAGATTACAGCCCCCATTCTTTTGATGGGTTACTGCAACCCCATCATCGCATACGGGATAGACCGGTTTCTTCAGGATGCGGCTCTGGCGGGAGTAGACGGATTGCTTATACCCGACTTTCCGCCCGAGGAGGCGGCTCTTTTTCTCCAAAAGGCTAAAGATCTTGGTTTGACGGTGGTTTTTCTTGTTTCACCGGTTACTCCTCCGGAGAGGATTGAGCTGATTGATTCGCTCTCGACCGATTTTTCCTACTGTCTGGCTGTCAATGCAACAACCGGAACATCCAAGCTTTCCGATGCGTCAACTGAAGCTGCCGTGGATGAGTACCTGAAACGGGTGCGGCTCCATGCGCGGAAAAAGTTTGTCGTTGGATTCGGCATCCGCGACAGGGAAAGGGTAGAGCACATGTGGAGTCTGGCTGACGGGGCCGTTGTAGGAACCGCGCTCCTGCAGCATATCGCTCCGGCCTCAACCCCTGCAGAGAGTGCCCGTCTTGCCCGGGAGTTCTGGAATGCCTTACGATAATTCCGGATTTTCGATTCTGAATTTTGGATTGCAGCAGGGGCGAACCAGCCTGTTTGCTCTTTTGGCATTGTCATCTCAAACGTCAGAGAGGGGATCTGATTTGGGGTTTGCCTATTGTTGTTGTTTAATTCACAATCCGGAATCCAACATTCAAAATCCCTTCATGACCTTATCTGCTCCACATCTCCCGTCGGTCGATATCATCATTCCCCATTTTAAACGGCGTGACATGCTTGAGCGCTGTCTTGATTCGCTTGCAGAGACCCGCTATCCGGCGATGGGGATCATCGTTGTTGATAACGGGGGTACAGAGGCAGGGCTTGTGTTTATGGTGAAACGCTACCGGAATGCCCGTCTTGTGCGTCTCGGCGAGAACAGGGGGTATGCCGGAGGGTGCAACGAGGGGCTGAAACACTCTACAGCCGACTATGTGGTTTTTATGAATGATGATACCCGTCATGACCCGCTCTGGCTTGATCGGCTTGTGACGGCGGCATGTGAAGATGACCGTACCGGTGCACTCCAGCCGAAAATCCTTTCGCTGAAAGCCTTCGAGAAGGGGCAAAAGGTTTTTGATTATGCAGGCGCTGCCGGAGGGATGATCGATCGGCTCGGTTATCCCTGGTGTTTTGGGCGAACTTTCTCGGCAATCGAGATGGATCGGGGCCAGTATGATAAAGGCAGGGAGATTTTCTGGGCTTCCGGTGTTGCCATGTTTGTCAACAGATCGGTGGCAGAAGAGCTTGGGGGCTTTGACGGGGAGTTTTTCATGCAGATGGAGGAGATCGATCTCTCCTGGCGCATGAAGCTTGCCGGGTACACTATCCGCTCGGTCCCTTCATCACTTAT
It encodes:
- a CDS encoding type II toxin-antitoxin system RelE/ParE family toxin; amino-acid sequence: MTWSVRQTRRFARQYKKLHDNTAADVDSAVEKVRQSPDIGERKKGDLAALYVYKFRSSGQLYLLGYSLDESVRLVYLEAVGPHENFYRDLKR
- a CDS encoding type II toxin-antitoxin system Phd/YefM family antitoxin; protein product: MKYSTSIKPISFLKTHASEVIREVSANRGTMIITHNGEAKVIVQDVHLYEETQESLALLKILAQSSQSIEKGRYKPVSESFELIRQQISNHQEL
- a CDS encoding type II toxin-antitoxin system RelE/ParE family toxin; protein product: MRYDVFLSDDAEADILDIWKYVARFDSVERASTLLDALQEACLSLCQFPDRGHCPPELERVCVLEYRELHYKPYRIIYRILDRKVFIHCVLDGRRNLQDLLLERLIR
- the queC gene encoding 7-cyano-7-deazaguanine synthase QueC, with the translated sequence MRAVVLLSGGMDSLVTTAMAHEQGFELAAMHVNYGQRTWHKELASFRDICNHYNIDRRLEVDADFLARIGGSSLTDLSMPVSGADLQGSTIPTSYVPFRNANFLSMAVSWSEVIGANRIFIGAVEEDSSGYPDCRKIFYDAFNQVIALGTKPETTIEIVTPLIEMQKSDIVHRGMLLDVPFAYSWSCYKSEGRACGVCDSCARRLRAFELVGVRDPIDYEERPRYI
- a CDS encoding ParD-like family protein; the protein is MLVSTSIRINKELYEQARQDAVLEHRSISGQIEFWARVGRAALDNPDLPVSFVAESLASLAEPRELSTPFVPRSARQ
- the trpA gene encoding tryptophan synthase subunit alpha, with protein sequence MHHNRITLRLQRDEKLLIAYYMPEFPVSGATLPVLEALEESGADIIELGMPFSDPIGDGPVIQDAAHTAIKNGVTIKRLLELVRIARQGEGCRKITAPILLMGYCNPIIAYGIDRFLQDAALAGVDGLLIPDFPPEEAALFLQKAKDLGLTVVFLVSPVTPPERIELIDSLSTDFSYCLAVNATTGTSKLSDASTEAAVDEYLKRVRLHARKKFVVGFGIRDRERVEHMWSLADGAVVGTALLQHIAPASTPAESARLAREFWNALR
- a CDS encoding CPBP family intramembrane glutamic endopeptidase, producing the protein MSSVKAFSSSSELESLNARFTQSFALMAMIWILGLVGHFTPVQEWPALFLYVIGSIGLVLYRGKKYGEWESMFLAGGNLRKSLLWGGIVGLVLFGMDIMNTLLYYKNGGAPMMEMENILVNRSLLFLFPVLVFAEEFLWRGIMLSSMIEKGFNKHLTVFLTAIFYVVNHFAVAPVGMKERALMAMMAFPIGIFGGYLVLKTRNVWGSVLVHMITMLSMLLDLFVIPKLLL
- a CDS encoding glycosyltransferase family 2 protein; protein product: MTLSAPHLPSVDIIIPHFKRRDMLERCLDSLAETRYPAMGIIVVDNGGTEAGLVFMVKRYRNARLVRLGENRGYAGGCNEGLKHSTADYVVFMNDDTRHDPLWLDRLVTAACEDDRTGALQPKILSLKAFEKGQKVFDYAGAAGGMIDRLGYPWCFGRTFSAIEMDRGQYDKGREIFWASGVAMFVNRSVAEELGGFDGEFFMQMEEIDLSWRMKLAGYTIRSVPSSLILHEGGASLPGGSAEKIYFNHRNNIAMLLKNLGIPGLLLVLPLRLLLEVAAALFYLTQFPGSLAKSGAVWRAFGDTLRHWADIMKKRRVVQHTRQLPDRTVFKGLPLTLLLR